A region from the Vespula pensylvanica isolate Volc-1 chromosome 9, ASM1446617v1, whole genome shotgun sequence genome encodes:
- the LOC122631597 gene encoding ral guanine nucleotide dissociation stimulator isoform X2, translating to MSADNGDDSLPTWRLWGEERGDGVIYTVYLKKVRYHRPTRSLSASDSDDEISHLEWETVRVRFLKAGTVQRLVESLANDDGELESTYINVFLATYRAFTTPREVLELLLARYDALDENTGALTGEQHRKTLIQALHVWLDAYPGDWKTPPNHPLLARLLDFAHRRLPGSELELKARHRLHRFQREDQIDCVVYDNSRVHGSSDSNGDQWTSYTFPEVPQRHFAEQLTRMDAEVFKKLVAHQCLGAVWSRRDRSRNHEAATVLATVNQFNAVSLRVISTILTEPTMKSQDRARILEAWIDIAQELRVLKNFSSLKAIVSGLQSNPVYRLEKCWQSMPREKHELFRELERIFSEENNAWTQRELLIKEGTAKFADTAGRSDRHLQKLFQKQNTHAGNISYGTIPYLGTFLTDLTMIDTAIPDTIADGLINFDKRRKEFEVLARIRLLQGAANAYNFSTDPLFDRWFHSVVVLDDREAYKLSCQIEPPPPGNTLNSRGKKKQSHQGHRKNDSIASTSSSSSSQFYCDLDSLPSSPHNSLDRRTSPSQMSSSSSSSSLPSLDVSLSSGGGGGGAIAANRLAPPSGTSFTANGSTPNLVSSPSHSHKNSPDFYIIKVTMESENVETDGVVLYKSIMLSNNERTPQVIRNAMLKLGIEGSPDQYTLAQVLPDREMVLPHSANVYYAVNTAHNLNFILRPKRDVNDSATDSPKSKTSHNHKR from the exons ccCACGTGGCGCTTATGGGGCGAGGAAAGGGGCGATGGCGTCATATACACCGTCTACTTGAAGAAAGTTCGTTATCACAGACCTACGAGAAGCCTTTCCGCATCA GATTCGGACGACGAGATCTCGCATTTAGAATGGGAGACCGTAAGAGTACGTTTCTTAAAAGCGGGTACCGTTCAACGTCTCGTAGAGAGCTTAGCCAACGACGATGGAGAACTCGAGTCGACCTACATCAATGTCTTCCTTGCGACATATCGTGCTTTTACCACACCGCGAGAAGTCCTCGAACTGCTTCTCGCCAGGTACGATGCGCTCGACGAAAATACAGGCGCCCTCACCGGTGAACAACATCGTAAAACCCTTATTCAGGCGCTTCATGTTTGGCTCGACGCCTATCCCGGTGATTGGAAGACACCACCGAATCATCCGCTACTCGCTAGGCTTCTCGATTTTGCTCATCGACGCTTACCTGGCTCGGAACTCGAGCTCAAGGCTAGGCATCGTTTGCATAGATTCCAACGTGAGGATCAAATTG ACTGCGTGGTGTACGACAATAGCCGAGTTCATGGTAGTTCGGATTCGAACGGTGATCAATGGACCAGCTATACGTTCCCCGAAGTTCCTCAACGACATTTCGCCGAGCAATTGACTCGCATGGATGCCGAAGTATTCAAGAAACTCGTGGCGCATCAATGTTTAGGCGCAGTTTGGTCTAGAAGAGATCGTTCGAGGAATCACGAGGCAGCTACGGTCTTGGCAACGGTCAATCAGTTCAACGCAGTATCCTTACGCGTAATATCGACTATTTTGACAGAACCGACAATGAAGTCGCAAGACCGTGCGAGAATTCTCGAGGCCTGGATCGACATCGCGCAGGAATTAAGAGTTCTCAAGAATTTCAGTAGCTTGAAGGCTATAGTTTCCGGTTTACAAAGTAATCCGGTTTACAGGCTGGAAAAATGTTGGCAGTCTATGCCAAGAGAAAAGCACGAATTGTTTCGAGAActcgaaagaattttctcCGAAGAGAACAACGCTTGGACGCAGCGAGAATTGTTGATCAAGGAAGGGACAGCTAAATTCGCTGACACCGCCGGTAGAAGCGACAGACatcttcaaaaattatttcagaaGCAAAATACTCACGCTGGA AATATCAGTTACGGCACGATACCGTACTTGGGCACGTTCCTGACGGATCTCACGATGATCGACACCGCCATCCCCGATACGATAGCGGACGGTCTGATCAATTTCGATAAGAGACGGAAGGAGTTTGAGGTACTCGCCAGAATAAGACTGCTTCAAGGTGCTGCGAATGCATACAACTTTAGTACGGATCCATTGTTCGATCGTTGGTTCCATTCCGTGGTGGTGTTGGATGATCGAGAGGCGTATAAATTGAGCTGTCAAATCGAACCTCCACCACCCGGTAACACCTTAAATAGTCGGGGCAAGAAGAAGCAG AGTCATCAGGGTCATCGGAAGAACGACTCGATAGCCTCTACGTCGAGCTCTAGCAGTTCGCAATTCTATTGCGATCTCGATTCTCTACCTAGTTCGCCGCACAATTCGTTGGACCGTCGTACATCGCCGTCGCAAATGTCAAGCTCCTCTTCGAGTTCTTCTCTACCCTCCTTGGACGTGTCCTTGAGCTCGGGCGGAGGTGGCGGGGGAGCGATCGCTGCCAATCGTTTGGCTCCACCCAGCGGGACTTCTTTTACAGCGAATGGAAGTACTCCGAACTTGGTCTCCAGTCCGAGTCATTCGCACAAGAATTCACCAGACTTTTACATTATTAAGGTTACCATGGAAAGCGAGAACGTAGAAACGGACGGTGTGGTGCTTTACAAATCGATCATGTTATCCAACAACGAGAGGACTCCCCAAGTAATACGTAACGCTATGCTCAAATTAGGGATCGAGGGTAGTCCCGATCAATATACTCTCGCTCAAGTTTTACCCGATCGAGAAATGGTTCTACCACATTCGGCTAACGTTTATTATGCCGTAAACACCGCACACAATCTTAATTTCATTCTACGACCTAAAAGGGACGTCAATGATTCTGCCACGGACAGTCCGAAAAGTAAAACCAGTCACAATCACAAACGGTAG
- the LOC122631597 gene encoding ral guanine nucleotide dissociation stimulator isoform X1: MLWPVLGDDGLSPTSPPPAASVKGVNKLAPFLLCAPCKPSQRKNQNSTQWYVQQPTWRLWGEERGDGVIYTVYLKKVRYHRPTRSLSASDSDDEISHLEWETVRVRFLKAGTVQRLVESLANDDGELESTYINVFLATYRAFTTPREVLELLLARYDALDENTGALTGEQHRKTLIQALHVWLDAYPGDWKTPPNHPLLARLLDFAHRRLPGSELELKARHRLHRFQREDQIDCVVYDNSRVHGSSDSNGDQWTSYTFPEVPQRHFAEQLTRMDAEVFKKLVAHQCLGAVWSRRDRSRNHEAATVLATVNQFNAVSLRVISTILTEPTMKSQDRARILEAWIDIAQELRVLKNFSSLKAIVSGLQSNPVYRLEKCWQSMPREKHELFRELERIFSEENNAWTQRELLIKEGTAKFADTAGRSDRHLQKLFQKQNTHAGNISYGTIPYLGTFLTDLTMIDTAIPDTIADGLINFDKRRKEFEVLARIRLLQGAANAYNFSTDPLFDRWFHSVVVLDDREAYKLSCQIEPPPPGNTLNSRGKKKQSHQGHRKNDSIASTSSSSSSQFYCDLDSLPSSPHNSLDRRTSPSQMSSSSSSSSLPSLDVSLSSGGGGGGAIAANRLAPPSGTSFTANGSTPNLVSSPSHSHKNSPDFYIIKVTMESENVETDGVVLYKSIMLSNNERTPQVIRNAMLKLGIEGSPDQYTLAQVLPDREMVLPHSANVYYAVNTAHNLNFILRPKRDVNDSATDSPKSKTSHNHKR, from the exons ccCACGTGGCGCTTATGGGGCGAGGAAAGGGGCGATGGCGTCATATACACCGTCTACTTGAAGAAAGTTCGTTATCACAGACCTACGAGAAGCCTTTCCGCATCA GATTCGGACGACGAGATCTCGCATTTAGAATGGGAGACCGTAAGAGTACGTTTCTTAAAAGCGGGTACCGTTCAACGTCTCGTAGAGAGCTTAGCCAACGACGATGGAGAACTCGAGTCGACCTACATCAATGTCTTCCTTGCGACATATCGTGCTTTTACCACACCGCGAGAAGTCCTCGAACTGCTTCTCGCCAGGTACGATGCGCTCGACGAAAATACAGGCGCCCTCACCGGTGAACAACATCGTAAAACCCTTATTCAGGCGCTTCATGTTTGGCTCGACGCCTATCCCGGTGATTGGAAGACACCACCGAATCATCCGCTACTCGCTAGGCTTCTCGATTTTGCTCATCGACGCTTACCTGGCTCGGAACTCGAGCTCAAGGCTAGGCATCGTTTGCATAGATTCCAACGTGAGGATCAAATTG ACTGCGTGGTGTACGACAATAGCCGAGTTCATGGTAGTTCGGATTCGAACGGTGATCAATGGACCAGCTATACGTTCCCCGAAGTTCCTCAACGACATTTCGCCGAGCAATTGACTCGCATGGATGCCGAAGTATTCAAGAAACTCGTGGCGCATCAATGTTTAGGCGCAGTTTGGTCTAGAAGAGATCGTTCGAGGAATCACGAGGCAGCTACGGTCTTGGCAACGGTCAATCAGTTCAACGCAGTATCCTTACGCGTAATATCGACTATTTTGACAGAACCGACAATGAAGTCGCAAGACCGTGCGAGAATTCTCGAGGCCTGGATCGACATCGCGCAGGAATTAAGAGTTCTCAAGAATTTCAGTAGCTTGAAGGCTATAGTTTCCGGTTTACAAAGTAATCCGGTTTACAGGCTGGAAAAATGTTGGCAGTCTATGCCAAGAGAAAAGCACGAATTGTTTCGAGAActcgaaagaattttctcCGAAGAGAACAACGCTTGGACGCAGCGAGAATTGTTGATCAAGGAAGGGACAGCTAAATTCGCTGACACCGCCGGTAGAAGCGACAGACatcttcaaaaattatttcagaaGCAAAATACTCACGCTGGA AATATCAGTTACGGCACGATACCGTACTTGGGCACGTTCCTGACGGATCTCACGATGATCGACACCGCCATCCCCGATACGATAGCGGACGGTCTGATCAATTTCGATAAGAGACGGAAGGAGTTTGAGGTACTCGCCAGAATAAGACTGCTTCAAGGTGCTGCGAATGCATACAACTTTAGTACGGATCCATTGTTCGATCGTTGGTTCCATTCCGTGGTGGTGTTGGATGATCGAGAGGCGTATAAATTGAGCTGTCAAATCGAACCTCCACCACCCGGTAACACCTTAAATAGTCGGGGCAAGAAGAAGCAG AGTCATCAGGGTCATCGGAAGAACGACTCGATAGCCTCTACGTCGAGCTCTAGCAGTTCGCAATTCTATTGCGATCTCGATTCTCTACCTAGTTCGCCGCACAATTCGTTGGACCGTCGTACATCGCCGTCGCAAATGTCAAGCTCCTCTTCGAGTTCTTCTCTACCCTCCTTGGACGTGTCCTTGAGCTCGGGCGGAGGTGGCGGGGGAGCGATCGCTGCCAATCGTTTGGCTCCACCCAGCGGGACTTCTTTTACAGCGAATGGAAGTACTCCGAACTTGGTCTCCAGTCCGAGTCATTCGCACAAGAATTCACCAGACTTTTACATTATTAAGGTTACCATGGAAAGCGAGAACGTAGAAACGGACGGTGTGGTGCTTTACAAATCGATCATGTTATCCAACAACGAGAGGACTCCCCAAGTAATACGTAACGCTATGCTCAAATTAGGGATCGAGGGTAGTCCCGATCAATATACTCTCGCTCAAGTTTTACCCGATCGAGAAATGGTTCTACCACATTCGGCTAACGTTTATTATGCCGTAAACACCGCACACAATCTTAATTTCATTCTACGACCTAAAAGGGACGTCAATGATTCTGCCACGGACAGTCCGAAAAGTAAAACCAGTCACAATCACAAACGGTAG